AACGGTAGTCATCAGGCCTTCTACAATACCGAAATTGTCATGAATCACTTTAGCCAAAGGAGCCAGACAGTTAGTCGTACAAGATGCATTGGATACAAAAGCTTGACCTTTATATTCTTTATGGTTAACACCCATTACGAACATAGGGGTATCATCTTTTGAAGGAGCAGACATAACTACGCGTTTTGCACCTGCGTCGATATGACCCTGAGCAGTTTCTTTAGTCAGGAACAGGCCTGTTGATTCAACAACATAATCAGCACCTACTTCGTTCCATTTCAGGGAAGCAGGACTTTTTTCAGCAGTAACGCGGATAGCTTGTCCGTTCACTACTAATTTGCCGTCTTTTACATCGATGGTACCTTTAAATTGACCATGAACAGTATCATAACGAAGCATGTATGCCATATAGTTTACATCAATCAAGTCGTTGATGCCGACAATTTGGAATTCATCCCTTCCCATAGCAGCACGGAAAACCAAACGTCCGATGCGGCCAAAACCG
The sequence above is drawn from the Bacteroidales bacterium genome and encodes:
- the gap gene encoding type I glyceraldehyde-3-phosphate dehydrogenase; the encoded protein is MTKIKVGINGFGRIGRLVFRAAMGRDEFQIVGINDLIDVNYMAYMLRYDTVHGQFKGTIDVKDGKLVVNGQAIRVTAEKSPASLKWNEVGADYVVESTGLFLTKETAQGHIDAGAKRVVMSAPSKDDTPMFVMGVNHKEYKGQAFVSNASCTTNCLAPLAKVIHDNFGIVEGLMTTVHATTNTQKTVDAPSAKDWRGGRAAAGNIIPSSTGAAKAVGKVIPSLNGKLTGMAFRVPTLDVSVVDLTCRIEKAASYDEIKAALKKASEAELKGILGYTEDEVVSSDFIGDARTSIFDAKAGISLNNNFVKLVSWYDNEWGYSNKVLDLIAHMATV